Below is a window of Mucilaginibacter ginkgonis DNA.
TTACTTCGGGCTCCAACGATGAAGTTGCCGAAATAGTTGATACTTTATATAAAAGTATCATTACTGCCGGAACGCACAAAGCGTCCAGTTTAAAAGTTGCCGAGGCTTCTAAAGCGATCGAGAACGCCCAGCGTGACATAAATATTTCTTTTGTAAATGAGTTGGCGCTCATATTTGATCGCATTGGCATTGATACATCTGAGGTAATTGAAGCGGCCGGTACAAAGTGGAATTTTTTGAAATATAAACCAGGCCTTGTGGGCGGGCATTGTATCGGTGTTGATCCCTATTACCTCGCTCACAAAGCAGAATCATTGGGTTATCATCCCCAGGTAATACTTTCCGGTCGTAGGGTGAATGACAACATGGGTATGTTTGTAGCCAGCAAAGTCATAAAATTAATGATTAGCAAGGGGCAAAAAATTCAAGGCGCTAAGGCACTAATTTTAGGTGTAACCTTTAAAGAAGATTGTCCGGATATTAGAAACTCAAGGGTGATTGACATTTATAAAGAACTTGAGCAGTATGGTGTTATGATAGATGTTTATGACCCACATGCAAATGCGCAGGAAGTAGCTGACGAATACCATATTAACTTGCTCGATAATATTTCTGCTAAATATGATGCTATAGTTCTGGCGGTAAGTCACAAAGAGTTTTTAGATTTAAACTTAAAGGACCTTAAAAACGGAGAGCACGCAGTAATTTTCGATACCAAGTCATGTCTTGACCGTACTGTTATTGACGCGCGCTTATAGTTCAAAATGCAATCCGAAAAATACGATATTATTGTCATTGGAGCTGGTTTGGTTGGTCTGTCAACTGCATACCATTTAAAACTTAACAATCCACAACTGAAAGTTCTTATCCTTGAAAAAGAAGGTAAAGTTGCTCAACATCAATCAGGTAACAATAGTGGCGTAATACATAGCGGAATTTATTATAAGCCAGGTAGTTTAAAATCGCAAACTTGTATTTCCGGTTACACATCTTTACTGCATTTCGCTGAAAAAAATGAGATTCCGTACGAAATTTGCGGAAAGATAATTGTGGCTACTTCAGCAAACGAAATTGAGTCATTAAATAATATTTACGATAGAGGTGTTAAAAACGGACTGGTTGGTATCAGAAAGATAAACGCTGATCAGAGTAGGGAACTGGAACCTCATTGTGCGGCCATTGCGGGTATTCATGTGCCCCAAACAGGTATAATAGATTATCCTAAACTTGCCGTTACATTACAAGATCTTTTCCAAAATCAATACGGTGGTGTCATAAAGCTTAATAGCAAAGTAAATAAAATCACAGACTATAATGATCATATAGTTATTGAAACAAATGACGGCACCTATACGGCCGACAGAATAATAACCTGCGCCGGACTTTTTTCTGATAGGATTGCAAACTTAACGGAGAAGTACAATGACTTGCGCATAATTCCCTTCAGAGGTGAATATTATAAACTCAAGGCTGACAAGCAGTACTTGATAAAGAATTTGATTTACCCTGTTCCGAACCCCGAATTTCCTTTTCTTGGGGTACACTTTACGCGCATGATCGGCGGGGGTGTAGAAGCCGGGCCCAACGCCGTACTAGCTTTTAAGCGAGAAGGTTATAAATTTAGCGACGTTAATTTGAAAGATATTGCTGAAACAGTTACTTGGCCGGGATTTTGGAAAATAATAGCCAAATACGGGAGTATTGGAATTGGAGAGATATACAGATCGTTATCTAAAGACGCATTTGTAAAAGCGCTGCAAAAGTTAGTTCCGGAAATCAAAACAGATGATTTGGAAGAAGGTGGGGCCGGAGTTAGGGCGCAAGCATGTAACAGAAGCGGCTTTCTCATCGATGATTTTAATATACTCCAAAGTAAAAGGATAACCCATGTCAGAAATGCCCCATCGCCCGCAGCGACATCTTCTTTAGCGATCGGAAAACTTATAAGTGAAAAAATTACAGATTGACTTTATGCAGGATAAGATACAAATGGTCGACCTTAAAAGTCAGTACCACAAGATTAAATCGGAGATAGATCAGGCCTTAATGGTTGCTGTTGAAGAAGGCGCCTACATAAACGGACCCCAGGTAAAGCAATTTGCAGAGAATCTTAGAAACTACACAAAATCTAATACGGTAATAACCTGTGCTAATGGTACAGATGCACTACAAATTGCCATGATGGCACTGGATTTTCAGCCCGGAGATGAGGTTATCGTACCTGCTTTTACTTATATAGCCACCGTAGAAGTAATTGCTTTGCTCGGATTAAAACCGGTGTTTATAGATGTTAAAGATGATACGTTTGAATTAGATTGTACCCAGATTGAGGCTTTGATTACAGAAAAGACTGTTGCTATAGTACCAGTTCACCTTTTCGGTCAGTGCTCAAATATGGAAATGATTCTGGCCGAGGCGAAAAAATTTAATATTGCTGTAATTGAGGATACCGCTCAAGCTATTGGTGCTAAATACACATACGTTGATGGCACAACGGCATATGCAGGTACTATTGGAACTGTGGGTACAACATCATTTTTCCCATCAAAAAATTTGGGTTGCTTTGGCGATGGAGGTGCAATATTAACACAGGATATCATTCTTGGCAACAAAATCAATATGATTGCCAATCACGGACAGGAGAAAAAATACCATCATCAGGTTGTTGGCGTTAATTCACGTTTAGATACAGTACAGGCTGCTATACTTGATGTTAAATTAAAATATCTTGATAGCTACAGCGAGGCAAGACAAAAGGTTGCACAAAAGTATGATAGTCATTTAGGCGGTATTAATGAATTGATCCTACCCTTTCGTGCATCATACAGTACTCACGTTTTTAACCAGTATACGTGTAGGGTACTCAATGGAAAGAGAGACGATTTAAAAAATTATCTTGCAGAAAAAGGAATTCCTACAATGATCTATTATCCAATACCGGTACATCTTCAAGAAGCGTATAAAACTTATGGTCATAAACAGGGCGACTTTCCTGTGTCAGAACAACTATGTAGAGAAGTGATATCTTTACCAATTCACACGGAAATGCAAGAAGACGTTCAACAATATATTATTGACAATATAATAAGTTTCTTCCATTAATGGCTAGCAATTATTTTGTACATGAAACAGCCATAATTGACGATGGTGCAATTTTAGGTGAAGGTGTAAAAATATGGCACTTTTCTCATTTAATGACCGGGTGCGAATTAGGCGACAAGTGCAACATAGGACAAAATGTTGTCATATCACCTGGAGTTAAATTGGGGGCTAATGTTAAGGTTCAAAATAACGTTTCCATATACGAAGGGGTTATTTGCGACGATGACGTTTTTTTAGGCCCTTCTATGGTATTTACTAATGTTACCAATCCCCGCAGTGCAGTAAACAGAAGAGGCCAATACGCCAAAACGCATGTTGGTAAAGGTGCTTCAATTGGCGCTAACGCAACTATCGTATGCGGCCATGATATAGGAGCTTATGCATTCATTGGCGCAGGGGCAGTGGTCACCAAAACGGTAGCGCCGTACGCGCTTGTAGTTGGTAATCCTGCTAAACAATTAGGCTGGGTTAGTGAATATGGTCATAGACTATCTTTTGATGAAGGCGGTAAAGCAACTTGTTGGGAAAGTGAGCAGGAATACGCACTCAAAAATAACCAGGTAACAAGAATAAAATAGACACAATGGTCAACGATAAAATAAAATTTGCAGTTATTGGTTGTGGTCACATCGGCAAGCGCCATGCGGAAATGATCGAAAGAAATTCCGAATCTGAACTTGTAGCACTGATAGACATTAAAGCAAAATCTGAGCTTAATATTGACAACTATGAGGTGCCATTTTTTAGCAATTTAGAAGATTTTTTCGCCGCAGGTATCGATGTAGATGTTGTCAACATTGCATCGCCTAATGGTTTTCACGCAAGCCATGCACTTGCTTGCCTCGAAGCAAAAAAAAATATTGTTGTTGAGAAACCAATGGCACTTACAAGAAACGATGCCGAGAAAATAATATTTAAAGCACTGCACGTGCACAAGCACCTGTTCGCGGTTATGCAAAATAGGTATTCGCCACCTTCTGTATGGATTAAAGAATTAATAGAGTCGGGCAAGCTTGGAAAGATTTTCATGGTACAATTAAACTGTTACTGGAACCGCGATGACCGCTATTATAAAGCTGATAGCTGGCACGGCAAAAAAGATTTAGACGGAGGGACGCTTTTTACTCAATTTTCGCACTTTATAGATATCATGTATTGGTTGTTTGGCGATATCGAGAATATAAATGGGAGATTTGCAGACTTTAACCATAAGCAACTTACAGAGTTTGAAGATAGTGGCTTTGTGAATTTCGACTTCGTTAATGGGGGCATGGGATCTTTAAACTATTCTACATCTGTTTGGAACCAAAACCTTGAAAGCTCTATGACTATTATTGCCGAAAATGGAAGTGTCAAGATAGGCGGACAATATATGAACGAAGTAGAAGTGTGCAATATAAAAGATTATGAGATGCCGCAACTAGCGGCTACAAATCCCGGTAATGATTACGGCGCTTATAAGGGCTCGGCAGCTAACCATCATTACGTTATAGAAAACGTAGTTGACGTTCTAAAAAATAGGGCTGCAATATCTACAAACGCTTTGGAAGGTTTAAAGGTTGTGGATATTATCGAGAGGATCTATGAGAAAGTAAATGTTTAATAAGTGTGATCACAAATTTCAGCGAGGGACTAATGTGAAATTTGTTATTCCGGCATATCTAAGTAAAACAATTATTCATCTCTGATACTACTTCAAGCCTATCAAGTTTAGGATATTTTTTTAAGACGTTTTAGCACAATACTGATAGTATGATAACAATAGTAGATTATGGCCTTGGCAATTTAGGTTCCATAAAGAACATGCTGAAAAAAGTAGGATCCACAGTTGAAATTACAGATGACCTTGAAAAAATTGAGCGCGCCGAAAAATTAATACTTCCGGGAGTTGGTGCTTTTGATGATGGCATGTCGAAACTCCATGAAAGAGGCCTGACACAACTGCTTAATAAAAAAGTGCTGGAAGATAAAACCCCCATACTTGGTGTATGTCTTGGCATGCAATTAATGACCCAAAAGAGCGAGGAAGGCAGCTTATCGGGATTAGGGTGGATAGAAGGGGAGGCTAAAAAATTTACCGTTGGCAGTGATGACCAAAAATTGCGGATACCGCACATGGGTTGGAACGTTATAAAACCCGAAGATGGTTTTCAATCAGGGATATTTTCATCAAAAGAGGAAGAACTAAGATTTTATTTTGTTCATTCATTTTACGTTGAACTAAAAAATGCTAAAGAGGTAGCGGCATATAGCAATTATGGTAAACCTTTCGTTTCGGCGTTTAAAAAGGATAATATTTACGGTATGCAGTTTCATCCAGAAAAGAGTCACAGGTTTGGAATGGATGTTTTTAAAAATTTTGTAAATATTTAATGTTACGATCAAGAGTGATACCGGTTCTGCTGCTGCGAGGGCTAGACCTGGTAAAAACCAAACAATTTAAAAATCCTGTATACGTTGGTGATCCAATCAACGCTGTTAAAATATTCAACCTAAAAGAGGTTGACGAACTTATATTTTTAGACATAGAAGCGTCTAAAAATGATAGCGATCCTAAATATGATCTGATAGCAGATATCGCTTCTGAGGCTTTTATGCCTTTCGGGTACGGCGGTGGAATTAGAAGTATAGAGCAGATAAGAAAATTGCTACGGATAGGGGTAGAAAAAATTATTCTTAACACTTCTTTATCAGATATAGCTTTTGTTAAAGAAGCAGTTGACATATTTGGTACCAGCACAATTGTTGCATCTGTCGACATCATTAACAAGAATGGGAGCAACTTTGTATATACACATAAAAAACGAGCAACCTTAAATGCGCCGGTTCTTGATTATATTAAGCAGATTGAGGAGGTAGGCGTAGGAGAATTGATGGTTAATTCTGTAGATCGCGATGGAATGTACACCGGATACGATATTGCGTTATTGAATGAAATTTCACATAGTGTAGATATACCGGTTGTTGCTTGTGGTGGGGCTAAAAATCTTGCCGATATAGAGAAGGTGTTTAATGAAACAGCCTGTACCGCTGCTGCTGCGGGCAGTATGTTTGTATTTTATGGGAGACACAACGCCGTGTTGATCACTTACCCCGAAAAAGAAGAACTAGAAAACTTGCATATATGACAGAGGATAGGCCATATCAAATTTGTACTAAAACAATTATGGATACTAGTGATTCTGAAATTGTTTTTGATAAGGATGGCGTATGTAATCACGTAGCGTTATATCAAGAAGCAATTGACAAGTTGCTTGTGCCACCGCATGAGAGGGAAGAAAGGTTAAAAGAACTTGTTACCAAGATAAAAGCAGATGGACGCGACCAACAATATGATTGTATAATAGGACTTAGCGGCGGAATTGATAGTTCTTATGTTGCTTATCTGGTTAAAAAATTAGGACTACGCCCTCTTGCAATACATCTGGACAATGGCTGGAATTCTGAACTTGCCGTAAGGAATATAGAACGAATTGTAAAAAAGCTTGACCTTGACCTGTACACATATGTTATAAACTGGCAAGAATTTAAAGAGCTGCAGCTGGCCTTCTTAAAAGCATCTGTTGTGGATATAGAAATGCTTACAGATAATGCCATTGGTGTAATTATTAATAAGCTT
It encodes the following:
- a CDS encoding nucleotide sugar dehydrogenase, with product MTDHKIAVIGLGYVGLPLAIEFGKLYKTVGFDIDQSRINELNNGYDRTKEVEDSFLSELSAKDSLITFSCDILDIKHCNVFIVTVPTPINTFKAPDLTPLLKASEMLGKVLKKGDIVIYESTVYPGCTEEDCVPVLEKFSGLKFNSDFYCGYSPERINPGDKVNTLTKIKKVTSGSNDEVAEIVDTLYKSIITAGTHKASSLKVAEASKAIENAQRDINISFVNELALIFDRIGIDTSEVIEAAGTKWNFLKYKPGLVGGHCIGVDPYYLAHKAESLGYHPQVILSGRRVNDNMGMFVASKVIKLMISKGQKIQGAKALILGVTFKEDCPDIRNSRVIDIYKELEQYGVMIDVYDPHANAQEVADEYHINLLDNISAKYDAIVLAVSHKEFLDLNLKDLKNGEHAVIFDTKSCLDRTVIDARL
- the lhgO gene encoding L-2-hydroxyglutarate oxidase, which encodes MQSEKYDIIVIGAGLVGLSTAYHLKLNNPQLKVLILEKEGKVAQHQSGNNSGVIHSGIYYKPGSLKSQTCISGYTSLLHFAEKNEIPYEICGKIIVATSANEIESLNNIYDRGVKNGLVGIRKINADQSRELEPHCAAIAGIHVPQTGIIDYPKLAVTLQDLFQNQYGGVIKLNSKVNKITDYNDHIVIETNDGTYTADRIITCAGLFSDRIANLTEKYNDLRIIPFRGEYYKLKADKQYLIKNLIYPVPNPEFPFLGVHFTRMIGGGVEAGPNAVLAFKREGYKFSDVNLKDIAETVTWPGFWKIIAKYGSIGIGEIYRSLSKDAFVKALQKLVPEIKTDDLEEGGAGVRAQACNRSGFLIDDFNILQSKRITHVRNAPSPAATSSLAIGKLISEKITD
- a CDS encoding DegT/DnrJ/EryC1/StrS family aminotransferase gives rise to the protein MKKLQIDFMQDKIQMVDLKSQYHKIKSEIDQALMVAVEEGAYINGPQVKQFAENLRNYTKSNTVITCANGTDALQIAMMALDFQPGDEVIVPAFTYIATVEVIALLGLKPVFIDVKDDTFELDCTQIEALITEKTVAIVPVHLFGQCSNMEMILAEAKKFNIAVIEDTAQAIGAKYTYVDGTTAYAGTIGTVGTTSFFPSKNLGCFGDGGAILTQDIILGNKINMIANHGQEKKYHHQVVGVNSRLDTVQAAILDVKLKYLDSYSEARQKVAQKYDSHLGGINELILPFRASYSTHVFNQYTCRVLNGKRDDLKNYLAEKGIPTMIYYPIPVHLQEAYKTYGHKQGDFPVSEQLCREVISLPIHTEMQEDVQQYIIDNIISFFH
- a CDS encoding acyltransferase → MASNYFVHETAIIDDGAILGEGVKIWHFSHLMTGCELGDKCNIGQNVVISPGVKLGANVKVQNNVSIYEGVICDDDVFLGPSMVFTNVTNPRSAVNRRGQYAKTHVGKGASIGANATIVCGHDIGAYAFIGAGAVVTKTVAPYALVVGNPAKQLGWVSEYGHRLSFDEGGKATCWESEQEYALKNNQVTRIK
- a CDS encoding Gfo/Idh/MocA family protein; this encodes MVNDKIKFAVIGCGHIGKRHAEMIERNSESELVALIDIKAKSELNIDNYEVPFFSNLEDFFAAGIDVDVVNIASPNGFHASHALACLEAKKNIVVEKPMALTRNDAEKIIFKALHVHKHLFAVMQNRYSPPSVWIKELIESGKLGKIFMVQLNCYWNRDDRYYKADSWHGKKDLDGGTLFTQFSHFIDIMYWLFGDIENINGRFADFNHKQLTEFEDSGFVNFDFVNGGMGSLNYSTSVWNQNLESSMTIIAENGSVKIGGQYMNEVEVCNIKDYEMPQLAATNPGNDYGAYKGSAANHHYVIENVVDVLKNRAAISTNALEGLKVVDIIERIYEKVNV
- the hisH gene encoding imidazole glycerol phosphate synthase subunit HisH codes for the protein MITIVDYGLGNLGSIKNMLKKVGSTVEITDDLEKIERAEKLILPGVGAFDDGMSKLHERGLTQLLNKKVLEDKTPILGVCLGMQLMTQKSEEGSLSGLGWIEGEAKKFTVGSDDQKLRIPHMGWNVIKPEDGFQSGIFSSKEEELRFYFVHSFYVELKNAKEVAAYSNYGKPFVSAFKKDNIYGMQFHPEKSHRFGMDVFKNFVNI
- a CDS encoding AglZ/HisF2 family acetamidino modification protein, which encodes MLRSRVIPVLLLRGLDLVKTKQFKNPVYVGDPINAVKIFNLKEVDELIFLDIEASKNDSDPKYDLIADIASEAFMPFGYGGGIRSIEQIRKLLRIGVEKIILNTSLSDIAFVKEAVDIFGTSTIVASVDIINKNGSNFVYTHKKRATLNAPVLDYIKQIEEVGVGELMVNSVDRDGMYTGYDIALLNEISHSVDIPVVACGGAKNLADIEKVFNETACTAAAAGSMFVFYGRHNAVLITYPEKEELENLHI